A region of the Variovorax sp. 54 genome:
CGCCATGTCGCGCCCGACCATCGCGCTGGTCAACAACGCGCAGCGCGAGCACCAGGAGTTCATGGCCAGCGTCGAGGCGGTCGCCATCGAGAACGCCGCCGTGTTCGCGGCGCTGCCCGACGACGGCACGGCCGTGTTCCCGTACGGCGACACCTTCACCTCGCTGTGGACCGACATGGCGCGCCAGAGCGGCTCGCGCCGCTGCCTGACCTTCAGCGAACACGCCGATGCCGACATCTCGCTCGACAGCGCCGAATGGCTGCAGGGCGCCTGGACCGTGCGCGTGCGCACGCCGCTGGGCACCTTCGACGCGCGCCTGCACATCGCGGGCCGCCACAACGTGGGCAACGCGCTCGCCGCCACCGCCTGCGCGCTGGCCGCCGGCGTGTCGCTCGACACCATCGCCGCGGGCCTGTCGGCCTTCGAGCCGGTCAAGGGCCGCTCGCGGGCCGTCGAGGTCGTGTTGCCCGACGGGCACGCGCTCACGCTGGTCGACGACAGCTACAACGCCAACCCCGATTCCGTGATTGCCGCCATCGACGTGCTCACCGGCCTGCCCGCGCCGCGCCTGCTGGTGCTCGGCGAGATGGGCGAGGTCGGCGACCGCGCGCCCGCATTCCACGCCGAAGTCGGCGCCTGGGCGCGGCAGCGCGGGCTCGACGCCGTCTACACGCTGGGCGGCGAGACCGTGCACGCGGCCACGGCTTTCAACAACAACGACGACGCTGGCGATGCCGGCGGTCGCCATTTCGACGATTTCGACACGCTCCGCGCGGCCGTGCTCGCCCGCCTGCCGCAGCTGGGCAGCGTGCTGGTCAAGGGTTCGCGCTTCATGAAGATGGAACGCGTGGTGCAGGCGATCGAAGCACAACAACAAAAGGAGGCCGGTCATGACGCATGAGCCGCGCAACACACCATGCTGATGTCCCTGGCCCAATGGCTGCAGACGCTGTCGCCCGAGTTCGGGTTCTTGCGCGTTTTCAACTACCTCACGTTCCGCGCCCTCATGGCCGCGCTGACCGCGCTCGTGGTCGGCCTGGTGGCCGGCCCGTACGTCATTCGCCGCCTCGCCGCGCTCAAGATCGGCCAGCCGATCCGCGGCTACGGCATGGAAACGCACCTGACCAAGAGCGGCACGCCGACCATGGGCGGCGTGCTGGTGCTGTTCGCCATCGCGTTCGCCACCTTGCTGTGGTTCGACATCTCGAACCGCTTCGTGTGGATCGTGCTGTGGGTGACGATGGGCTTCGGCGCCATCGGCTGGGTCGACGACTGGCGCAAGGTGGTGCGCAAGGACCCCGAAGGCATGCGCTCGCGCGAGAAGTATTTCTGGCAATCGCTGGTCGGCCTGCTCGCGGGCTTCTACCTGCTGTTCAGCATTTCCGAGAGCTCCAACTGGCGCGTGCTCGAGCTGTTCTACGCCTGGGTCCGCTCGGGCTTCGACCTCGACTTTCCGCCCAAGATCAACCTGCTGGTGCCTTTCTTCAAGGAAGTGAGCTACCCGCTGGGCGGCATCGGCTTTGTCATCCTCACGTACCTCGTGATCGTGGGCGCCAGCAACGCCGTCAACCTGACCGACGGCCTCGACGGCCTGGCGATCATGCCGGTGGTGATGGTGGGCTCGGCGCTGGGCGTGTTCGCGTACGTCACGGGCAGCGCGGTGTATTCCAAGTACCTGCTGTTCCCCAACATCCCGGGTTCGGGCGAGTTGCTGGTGTTCTGCTCGGCCATGGCCGGCGCGGGGCTGGCGTTCCTCTGGTTCAACACCCATCCGGCGCAGGTCTTCATGGGCGACGTGGGCGCGCTGGCGCTGGGCGGCGCGCTGGGCACCATCGCGGTCATCGTGCGCCAGGAGATCGTGTTCTTCATCATGGGCGGCATCTTCGTGGTCGAGGCGATCTCGGTGATGGCACAGGTCATGTACTTCAAGTACACGAAGAAGCGCTACGGCGAAGGCCGCCGCGTGCTCAAGATGGCACCGCTGCACCACCACTTCGAGAAGAGCGGCTGGCGCGAGACGCAGGTCGTCGTGCGCTTCTGGATCATCACGATGCTGCTGTGCCTCATCGGCCTTTCCACGCTGAAGCTGCGGTAACCACACAACCATGCGGCACCTGAAAGACCTCCCCGTTCTCATCCTCGGCCTCGGCGCGTCCGGGCTGGCGATGGCGCGCTGGTGCGCGCGCCACGGCGCGGTCGTGACCGTGGCCGACACGCGCGAGGCACCCACTTCGCTCGCGACGCTGCAGGCCGAGCTGCCCGACGCGACCTTCATCGGCGGGCCGTTCACGGCCGCGCTGGTTGAAGGCACGCCGATCCGAGCCGTCTACCGCTCGCCGGGCCTGTCGCCCGCGACGCTGGCGCCGGTCGTCGATGCCGCCAAGGCCGTGGGCCTCGTGGTCGGCGGCGAGCTGGACCTGTTCGCGCGCGCGCTGCTCGACCTGCGGACGGTCGAGGTGCCGGTGGTGGAGGCCGAGGCTGAAGCTGAAGCGCCAGTTGAGGTCGCCGTGACCGAGCCCGTCGTCGAAACGCCTGCCCAGGCCGAACTGGCCTTGAGCGAAGAAGTCTCTGTGGCGGATGCTGCGGTGCTCGAGACGCCGGAAGTGCCGGCGCCGGTAGCTGCTGCGGTTGCCGAAGGCGAGCCCGCAGCGGCTGCACCCGTCGACGCTGTGGAGGCGACCGAGGCTGCTGCACCCACGGAGGCCGTGGCCCCTGAGTCGACCGAAGCCGCACTGCCCGTCGATGCGACTGCAGCAGAAGCTGAACCCGCAGCTTCCGTCGAACCGACCGAAGCCGTCGAACCTACGCTGCCCGCCATGGCCGAAGCCATGCCGCGCGACGCATCGCTGAGCGTGCCGGTAACGCCGCCCACCGAAGATGTTGTCGCTGAAGACGCCGCGACGGAAGACGGCGCAGCACCGGCCGCCGATGCGCCGCCCGCACCCGTGTCCGCCGCCAGCCTCTCCCGGCTCCCGCCCCCCGGCAAGCCCTACGTGCCCACGGCGGCGCGCGAGGCCGCAGCGTTCGTCGCCACGATCGCCGAGCTGTCCGCCACCAACCCGGCATCGGCCGCGGTCGAGGAAGACACGCCCCAGATGGTGCTCATGCCGGAGCCCGAACCCGAAGCGCCCAAGGGCTACACGCCGGCCGTGCTCGCAATCAGCGGCACCAACGGCAAGACCACTGTCACCTCGCTCACCGGCCAGCTGGTCGAGCGTGCAGGCAAGACCGTGGCCGTGGCCGGCAACATCGGCCCGACGCTGCTCGACACGCTGGCCGCGCACATCGACGCCGACACGCTGCCCGAGGTGTGGGTGCTTGAACTCTCGAGCTTCCAGCTCGACGGCGTGCAGGGCTTCGAGCCCACGGCCGCGACCGTGCTCAACCTCACGCAGGACCACCTCGACTGGCATGGCGACATGCCGGCGTATGCCGCGGCAAAGGCGCGCATCTTCGGCGCCAAGGGCCTGTTGATCCTGAACCGCGACGACGCCGGCGTGATGGCCATGCTGCCGCCGCCTGTCCGCGTGAAGCTGCAGCGTCCGCAGATCCGCGCCCACGTCACCTTCGGCGGTGCGATGCCGCTGCGTCCCGGCGACTACGGCATCGAGCGCATCAACGGCGTTTCGTGGCTGGTGCGCGCGCTGGAAGCCGACGAAACGCAGAAGCGCAAGCGCGGCGCGGTGGTCGAAGAAGAAATCTTCTTCCAGCGCCTCATGCCCGCCGACGCACTGCGCATCCGCGGCCGCCACAACGCCATGAACGCCCTGGCCGCGCTCGCGCTCGCCAGCGCCGCCGACTGCCCGCTGGGCCCGATGCTGTACGGCCTGCGCGAATACCGCGGCGAGCCGCACCGCGTCGAACCGATCGCGATCGTGGACGAGGTCGAGTTCTTCGACGACAGCAAGGGCACCAACGTCGGCGCCACCGTGGCCGCATTGAGCGGCCTTGGTGAAG
Encoded here:
- a CDS encoding UDP-N-acetylmuramoyl-tripeptide--D-alanyl-D-alanine ligase — its product is MATPVSTPLNLTLAQAQQWVPGSRLVGDPTTVVARVHTDTRTLAAGDLFVALKGERFDANDFLADAKKQGAVAAIAHGGLEAAGLAGLEVPDSLIALGALGAGWRAQFSLPLIAVTGSNGKTTVTQMIASVLAAFRADRALATAGNFNNEIGVPLTLMRLRAQHQLAVLELGMNHPGEIARLAAMSRPTIALVNNAQREHQEFMASVEAVAIENAAVFAALPDDGTAVFPYGDTFTSLWTDMARQSGSRRCLTFSEHADADISLDSAEWLQGAWTVRVRTPLGTFDARLHIAGRHNVGNALAATACALAAGVSLDTIAAGLSAFEPVKGRSRAVEVVLPDGHALTLVDDSYNANPDSVIAAIDVLTGLPAPRLLVLGEMGEVGDRAPAFHAEVGAWARQRGLDAVYTLGGETVHAATAFNNNDDAGDAGGRHFDDFDTLRAAVLARLPQLGSVLVKGSRFMKMERVVQAIEAQQQKEAGHDA
- the mraY gene encoding phospho-N-acetylmuramoyl-pentapeptide-transferase, with protein sequence MLMSLAQWLQTLSPEFGFLRVFNYLTFRALMAALTALVVGLVAGPYVIRRLAALKIGQPIRGYGMETHLTKSGTPTMGGVLVLFAIAFATLLWFDISNRFVWIVLWVTMGFGAIGWVDDWRKVVRKDPEGMRSREKYFWQSLVGLLAGFYLLFSISESSNWRVLELFYAWVRSGFDLDFPPKINLLVPFFKEVSYPLGGIGFVILTYLVIVGASNAVNLTDGLDGLAIMPVVMVGSALGVFAYVTGSAVYSKYLLFPNIPGSGELLVFCSAMAGAGLAFLWFNTHPAQVFMGDVGALALGGALGTIAVIVRQEIVFFIMGGIFVVEAISVMAQVMYFKYTKKRYGEGRRVLKMAPLHHHFEKSGWRETQVVVRFWIITMLLCLIGLSTLKLR
- the murD gene encoding UDP-N-acetylmuramoyl-L-alanine--D-glutamate ligase, which encodes MRHLKDLPVLILGLGASGLAMARWCARHGAVVTVADTREAPTSLATLQAELPDATFIGGPFTAALVEGTPIRAVYRSPGLSPATLAPVVDAAKAVGLVVGGELDLFARALLDLRTVEVPVVEAEAEAEAPVEVAVTEPVVETPAQAELALSEEVSVADAAVLETPEVPAPVAAAVAEGEPAAAAPVDAVEATEAAAPTEAVAPESTEAALPVDATAAEAEPAASVEPTEAVEPTLPAMAEAMPRDASLSVPVTPPTEDVVAEDAATEDGAAPAADAPPAPVSAASLSRLPPPGKPYVPTAAREAAAFVATIAELSATNPASAAVEEDTPQMVLMPEPEPEAPKGYTPAVLAISGTNGKTTVTSLTGQLVERAGKTVAVAGNIGPTLLDTLAAHIDADTLPEVWVLELSSFQLDGVQGFEPTAATVLNLTQDHLDWHGDMPAYAAAKARIFGAKGLLILNRDDAGVMAMLPPPVRVKLQRPQIRAHVTFGGAMPLRPGDYGIERINGVSWLVRALEADETQKRKRGAVVEEEIFFQRLMPADALRIRGRHNAMNALAALALASAADCPLGPMLYGLREYRGEPHRVEPIAIVDEVEFFDDSKGTNVGATVAALSGLGEERRVVVILGGEGKGQDFEPLADPVRQYARAVVLIGRDAPLIEAALASTGVSLKHAGSMEEAVKLAAARAHPGDAVLLSPACASFDMFKDYAHRAEVFCEAVEAYAESPREAVGGDDAVVSYVPSASLSTAGSMEDPI